AATTCTTCTCCTTAAGGCCAGGTTCATCATTACCTCTTGCGCATTGGCAAATATAATCCTAGACCATCCCTGTTTGAAGGACTCTGCTTCTTGTGCAACTTGCATCATTTCTTGGTCTTGTAATTTGGCTTGTATTTTGTATCTTTTATAACTATCATCGCCAATCAACCCACGCGTGTATAGCACCATAATCGATGGTTCtgtttccttcaatttcattatACGGCGCATGGACTCGGCAGCACGGTTCACCAATGCTactttcaacattttttcatgtGCATCGATACCTTTCAAGTCGTGGTACAGCACAGCAGGGACAGAATCTGGTGTTATTAAATCCTGATTTGTTTCGACGTCGCATGTTGGGAAAAACAACGAATCACTGGATAGCTTTTGCAAGGACTGAATCTTCGAGCGACGATGATAGACAGAGAACATTATGATTGTCAAGACCAGGATCCCGAGGTAGAGTAATGGTGTGGTGATGGAAATAGAAATAACAGGAGGCACAAACTCATCTTCAGCAGTAGCAGTAGCAGTAGCAGTTGCAGTTGCGGCAGATGTCACATCGGCCAGAGTCGATGTGACTGTTTCTATGATGGTTTCAGTCAGTGTTTCCTCGGAGCCCATCGTTGTTGGCTACAAATCACAAAGACAACGTGTGGAAAGGAACTTTGTGTTTAACTTGGAAAATCGCTGTTTTCAAGAGGAGTCGAGAATTTACTTTTACGTGTACAAACTGAAAAGTTTCTACTTTCTGGAGATCTACACAAACGGTGGGAGAAGTGGACTGGTTTACACTCTCTTCTTCTCGTTGTTCATGGCCACGGCAACCAGGTAGTCCCTCTTTGTATTGATGTGCATGTTCTTGCTCAGGAGCTTCATTTTCCCGCCGTTGGCCAGTGCTGTTCTAATACTGTCAATGTCGAGTTCCTTATAGTCGAGATTGTAAAGCTTTAGTCTGTATTTCAGGTTCATGGAAATACTTCCAAAATTGACGAACCACCAATACCACTTGTTTGTCGGGATAACGGTTTCGGAGATTCCAACAGGACTCACCTTTGTGCTGAGAACCTTGGCTTTAGAAGCTGCAgttttgattgtttttaaAAATTCCTCAACGTCAAAGTGTGGTGGCACGGAGAGCACACCCTTGCCATTGCTTATGGTGCCCTCAATGACAACAAAGAGGGTGATTTCCTTGATGGTTTCAGGATTGAGCAACTTCCAAGATTTAGGTACTTGTAGAGATCCGCCGAAACACCACCCGAACCAGCCACTGGCGTTTGGAACAAGAACAACGCCTTCATCCGTAGCCACCCCCACCTTTATTTTGTTTGGGTATTGGCACTGCATTTTCCAAACAAAGTAGTCAAGTGGCCCGTTGGCATTGACAAATACAACATCGCCGAGTGAGGGAGTGTTGGCTAGTTTACCAGCTTCATCGGATTTTCTGATACCGTCTACAAGGAGCTCCTGTTCACAGACGTTGAAGAAGTATGCAAGCAGGATGTCCAAGAAAACCCTCGTCAGTCCCGATGTGAGTGTGAATAGCGGATAGAGCAGCACCACGGGgagaacaacaacaatcttgattggaatcaaaaataCATGGAATATATACGTTGCCAGTGTTGGATGGATATTGGCAGGAACAAAGGGAGAAATCCCCGTTGTTTTGTCAGAGTAGACAGAAAACTTCTCCATTGTGTGTTTTATCGATGTATCTGATAACTATTGGTCCCTTGGAACGTGGAAGAGGCGTAGTATCGTTCATATGGTAGTGTCCATGCTGGTTTTGCTGTACGTCAACTCCagacttttttttttctcacttCTCatctctttttctcctgGGTAGTGAAGTAATTCCGTACTTTATATCAGAACAGACACCACGGGAACGCAGAACCAGTCAAAGCTGACCTTCTACAGCAGGTTGTATTTTGTGTTTTGCGAGTGTACATGATGACAGTTTATAAAAACACTATTTAAGGGATGGCCTCCTCGGGCCAGTCGACAACCACTCGTTCTCTGATACCAGGATAGTAAACGTTCATCTTCTCCCATGCCTGCAATCTCTCGATGCTAGTGGCAGTAGCGTTTCCCGCATCGGTTCTGGTGAATGCCTCTGGATCCACGGCCAGACCAATAGTGAATGTAACAAACCCAACGTCCAGGCAGTTGATTGTTGTAGAAACAATGAAATAGGCAACCAGCAACCCACCGAATAACCCAATGGTCAACATTTCAGGACCCATTTCCTGTAAATTCGAACCTTGGAAGGTTATGTAGAGCACCAACCCGGTTATGCCCATGGAAAGCAACGAATAGAAGGAAATAGCAGATCCAATCAATGAATCATTGATTAAAATGTCCATTCCtttatatttcaaaatctcaAAGGTGTCTCTAGCAGATGCGAGGTATGGTTTGCCATACATTGAAAGGTAGGAATATGCGTACCTATTGAACCATTGCATCCAATATTCAAACTCTCTGGCAATCCATTCTAAAATCGTGACAAAACAGAGCAAGAAGCAAGTAAGCAGAGATGCATCGCCATTGGACTCGTTGTCCTGCTGTCTAATTGACTGTAACCTGGATTTCACTAGTTGCAGTGACATCCTGAGTGTCTGCACTAGGGAGACAAGTAAAGATCCAAAACAGATAGATCCAAAACAGTATGTGAATGCACGGCGGATTGCCCCGAACGCAGGTGTTTTCGGTTTGGATTGTTCGGGATAagtatcaaagaaataccAAGAGCTAAACACTCCGGCCAAGATGACGTGGGttgtattttgtaataCCTGGAAAATGTAAAAGCCGGAAAACATTGCAAAGAGGTAAACGAATATGGACACAGTTGAAACGCAAACGTCATTACCATTTGTATGAGGGCAGTTTGTATCATCGCCTAGAGTTCTCCAGTTAACAATCATAACTAGTGAGACCATATAAACTATGGAAATGAATGCGGTAATAATAGAGGACATGAAGGAGACAAGAATGGTTGACGGGTATTTTGTCATTGCCGATACCACCAATTTGAGCATGAGTGcagaaaaggaaaacctGCTAAAATTATTGAACATAAAAGCCATCATCAAAGTACCCAAGACACCAAACAAGAGGGCAGGAAGGATTGCACCTGCCCAGAAGGATGAGAATGCAAATGTGAACAAGGATAAGGGCACAAGGAGAAATGAGATGATAATAAAGGCAGTTGGACAGAGGTAGACTAGGAGAAGCAAAAAGGTCGAACAAACCAGGGGAGTTATTGTTGTAACTGAGACAAACATGTACAAATACCTTGCGGACTTTGTAAGCTGAGCCCCCATATCATTGCTATTGGTGGAGGTGTCCCAGAATGTGTGGTTGTTTGATAGACTCTTGTACGAGTAATGTGCCAGTCCAGTAAACGCTATCACCACAATGGTGAAAATGTACGTAAAGACTTTGTCGTTGTATACCGGTTCGTTGATGGGGAAGGCGTCATCGTATTCTGGCGCCGGAACGGGTTTCTCTGGGATTTCAAAGTCCCACTTGGTGTCTCCCTCGTCATATGGAGGAAGGACCGAGTAGTCATACCTGCCATTGACAGGTTCTGCGTATGGTGGGGGGATGCTCATTGTGTGTGTGTCTCTGTCTGTCTGTTAGAGGAAGAAGTCCAAGGAAGAATCCGGTTATGCTGCACAGAACAACCAAAGGCAATGTTTATAAACTGAAAGGCGAATTTACATTTAAAGTGTGAggcaaaacaaaaaaaaagacatGGCATGGCaatggaaaacaaaaagaattctagagaagaagaaa
The Pichia kudriavzevii chromosome 2, complete sequence DNA segment above includes these coding regions:
- a CDS encoding uncharacterized protein (PKUD0B11970; similar to Saccharomyces cerevisiae YPR139C (LOA1); ancestral locus Anc_3.477); the encoded protein is MEKFSVYSDKTTGISPFVPANIHPTLATYIFHVFLIPIKIVVVLPVVLLYPLFTLTSGLTRVFLDILLAYFFNVCEQELLVDGIRKSDEAGKLANTPSLGDVVFVNANGPLDYFVWKMQCQYPNKIKVGVATDEGVVLVPNASGWFGWCFGGSLQVPKSWKLLNPETIKEITLFVVIEGTISNGKGVLSVPPHFDVEEFLKTIKTAASKAKVLSTKVSPVGISETVIPTNKWYWWFVNFGSISMNLKYRLKLYNLDYKELDIDSIRTALANGGKMKLLSKNMHINTKRDYLVAVAMNNEKKRV
- a CDS encoding uncharacterized protein (PKUD0B11980; similar to Saccharomyces cerevisiae YOR161C (PNS1); ancestral locus Anc_5.502); this translates as MSIPPPYAEPVNGRYDYSVLPPYDEGDTKWDFEIPEKPVPAPEYDDAFPINEPVYNDKVFTYIFTIVVIAFTGLAHYSYKSLSNNHTFWDTSTNSNDMGAQLTKSARYLYMFVSVTTITPLVCSTFLLLLVYLCPTAFIIISFLLVPLSLFTFAFSSFWAGAILPALLFGVLGTLMMAFMFNNFSRFSFSALMLKLVVSAMTKYPSTILVSFMSSIITAFISIVYMVSLVMIVNWRTLGDDTNCPHTNGNDVCVSTVSIFVYLFAMFSGFYIFQVLQNTTHVILAGVFSSWYFFDTYPEQSKPKTPAFGAIRRAFTYCFGSICFGSLLVSLVQTLRMSLQLVKSRLQSIRQQDNESNGDASLLTCFLLCFVTILEWIAREFEYWMQWFNRYAYSYLSMYGKPYLASARDTFEILKYKGMDILINDSLIGSAISFYSLLSMGITGLVLYITFQGSNLQEMGPEMLTIGLFGGLLVAYFIVSTTINCLDVGFVTFTIGLAVDPEAFTRTDAGNATATSIERLQAWEKMNVYYPGIRERVVVDWPEEAIP
- a CDS encoding uncharacterized protein (PKUD0B11960; similar to Saccharomyces cerevisiae YBR171W (SEC66); ancestral locus Anc_8.588); translation: MGSEETLTETIIETVTSTLADVTSAATATATATATAEDEFVPPVISISITTPLLYLGILVLTIIMFSVYHRRSKIQSLQKLSSDSLFFPTCDVETNQDLITPDSVPAVLYHDLKGIDAHEKMLKVALVNRAAESMRRIMKLKETEPSIMVLYTRGLIGDDSYKRYKIQAKLQDQEMMQVAQEAESFKQGWSRIIFANAQEVMMNLALRRRIAAIGERKETFDRLEVKGVEPILESIQKRVASFKAK